Part of the Labilibaculum antarcticum genome, CCCACATATCCCAATAAAATTGCAGAATGATCAACCGGACCAATTGCCCACAATGTAAAATAATAAATAACTGTTGGAGCCAGGGCAATCACAATTAAAAGCAAAGTGGACAGAAACTTTCCCAGAATTAACTGCCAATCGCTCACAGGTTTTGTAAGAAGGAGCTCAAGGGTTCCTGCTTTTAATTCTCCGGCAATCGACTTCATCGTAAGTGCAGGAATAAAAATGAATAAACTCCAATAAGCCACCATGAAAAATGTATTCAGGTTAGCTTGTCCGACAAAAAAGATGTCGGCCCCATAAACCCATGTAAAGAACCCACTAAAGCCTAAAAAAATCACAATCAGTACATAGGCTGTTAGTGAATCAAAAAAGGTACTTAGCTCTCGGCTGGCAATGTGTATAATTTGCTTCATAAAGATCTAATGAAGGGTTAAATCCCTGAATATATCCTCCAATTTTGTTTCTGTTGGAGTCAACTCGGTGATGTAATAATTATTTCGAACACAAGAATCAAATATTGCTTTAACAGAGGAGGTGTCGGGTAAAGATTGAATCTCGAACAATTGTTTCTCAACATCAAGCAAATCAATAGAATCAATTGTTTCAATCTCGAATAGATGCTCAAAAATATCATCTACAGAGCCTCCTTGCACACCTAATTTCAATATTTCATTTCCTTGAGCCTGTTTTCTTAATTCAGCAGCTGTTCCATCTACCACAATCCGACCATTGTTAATGATCAAAATCCGATCGCAGGTAGCCTCCACCTCTGCCAATATATGTGAACTTAAGATAACTGTTTTCTCCTTGCCAATTCGTTTTATTAGTTCCCGAATCTCCACAATTTGATTTGGGTCAAGTCCTGTTGTTGGTTCATCGAGAATTAAAATATCCGGATCATGGATTAAAGCCTGAGCCAATCCAACTCTTTGTTGATAACCTTTGGAAAGCTCCCCTATCAATTTGTGTTTTTCTCCCTCCAATCCACACGTTCGTATCATATCCAAAATCCGTTCAGGAATTAAATATTTTGGTATCCCGTGAATTTTAGCAATAAACTCCAAAAAATCAATAATATTCATTTCCTGATACAATGGATTATTTTCAGCCAGGTATCCAATATTTTTCTTAATGATTTCGGGGTGCTCGTGAATAGAGTAACCTCCAACCAATATATCTCCTTCTTCAGGTTTAATAAAACAAGCAATTGCCTTCATTGTAGTCGTTTTCCCAGCTCCGTTAGGACCAAGAAAACCTAGTACCTCGCCAGCTTTTACACGAAAAGACACATTGTCTACAGCCTTTTGAGGACCATATCTTTTGGTTAAATGTTCCACTACAATATCCATATACGAGAAAATCTGTTTGCTTTCTAGCAAATTTAGAAAAAAGCTTACCTATCTAACTGACCTATCCATGATTTAACAATTATTAACAGTTAATAGTCTTATGCTATTTTGTGAATCCCTTATCATTTTAATGAAAATAGGTACTTTTATGCCTTAAAGTCACAACAGAACTATGATTAAAGCAGTAATTTTTGATATGGATGGTCTTTTGATAAATTCCGAACCATTCTGGCAAGAGAGCGAAGCAAAGGTGTTCAATTCCCTTGGACTTGATGTAAACAAAAAAATGTTTGAACAGTTCATGGGTAAGAGAATAGATGAGGTCGTTGAAGGCATGTATAAAATGACACCCTGGAATCATGTTTCGAAGGAAAAGGTTGCGGAAGATATTGTTGAAAATGTTATTCGATTAGTATTGGAACAAGGTGAGTGTTTAGCCGGTGTAACTAAAACTTTAAAGGATCTTAAAAAAGCATCTTTTAAAATCGGACTTGCCTCATCTTCGAGAATGAAGATTATTTCTGCGGTATTGGATAAATTACAACTACGCGAGTATTTTGAAGTTATTCATTCTGCCGAATTTGAAAAATATGGAAAACCTCATCCGCAAGTTTTTATTAGCACTGCTGATATGCTTGGTATCCACCCTTCGGAATGTGTTGTTTTTGAGGACTCTTTAAATGGCGTAATATCAGCCCTTGCTGCCGGAATGAAATGCATCGCAGTACCTGAAAAAAATGCTTTTAACCGGAACAAATTTATAATTTCGAATAAGGTTCTGGATAGCTTAAACGATTTTGAAATTGTTCAATTCACGAATTTATAACAGGATCTAGAATTGCGGTAAAATCATCCAATTCTAAATTCCCAGACACCAATTTATAATGTGATTGCTCGTAAAAAGGGATTCTGTGCTGCAGGTGACTAACAATGTAATTCAATAGTTCCTCCTGAGAAAAATTCTTCACTAAAGGACGCTCCGTATCTGACTCAGTAATTCGGTCGCGAAGCAATTGCGGACTACATTCTATGAATAATGTAGTTCCCCGTCGGTTCATTTCCTCCATATTCTTATTGAAACAGGGAGCTCCACCACCAGTTGCTACGATAAAATTTCCCGCATCAGAAATTGATTGCAATGCCTCATGCTCCCGTTCGCGAAAACCCAATTCATCGTATTTCGCAAAAATTTCAGGAACACTTAACTTCTCCCTTTCTTCAATAAGGGTATCCAGATCGATAAACCGAAAGCCATAATGCTCAGCAACAATCTTACCCCAGAGTGATTTCCCACATCCCATATATCCAATCAGAAAAATCTTCATTGTTAAACTTTAAAATACGAAAGAAAATTATTCTTGACTATTTTCAGTATCCTCTGCCAAATCATCGTCTATAACATCCTGACCATCCATATCAGCATCTTGTTCACGTGGCAGCGCTTCAATTTCTTTTACTTTTGAAATGTCATAGAT contains:
- a CDS encoding ABC transporter permease subunit, which translates into the protein MKQIIHIASRELSTFFDSLTAYVLIVIFLGFSGFFTWVYGADIFFVGQANLNTFFMVAYWSLFIFIPALTMKSIAGELKAGTLELLLTKPVSDWQLILGKFLSTLLLIVIALAPTVIYYFTLWAIGPVDHSAILLGYVGLLLMSMVYISIGLLTSCIASNPIIASLTALSIGIFFHIIFDVLAANFVGFLGSFFSYMSLSTHFESISRGVVDTKDLIYFLSIVFFCLFTSKMILSNRNL
- a CDS encoding ATP-binding cassette domain-containing protein → MDIVVEHLTKRYGPQKAVDNVSFRVKAGEVLGFLGPNGAGKTTTMKAIACFIKPEEGDILVGGYSIHEHPEIIKKNIGYLAENNPLYQEMNIIDFLEFIAKIHGIPKYLIPERILDMIRTCGLEGEKHKLIGELSKGYQQRVGLAQALIHDPDILILDEPTTGLDPNQIVEIRELIKRIGKEKTVILSSHILAEVEATCDRILIINNGRIVVDGTAAELRKQAQGNEILKLGVQGGSVDDIFEHLFEIETIDSIDLLDVEKQLFEIQSLPDTSSVKAIFDSCVRNNYYITELTPTETKLEDIFRDLTLH
- the hxpB gene encoding hexitol phosphatase HxpB, whose protein sequence is MIKAVIFDMDGLLINSEPFWQESEAKVFNSLGLDVNKKMFEQFMGKRIDEVVEGMYKMTPWNHVSKEKVAEDIVENVIRLVLEQGECLAGVTKTLKDLKKASFKIGLASSSRMKIISAVLDKLQLREYFEVIHSAEFEKYGKPHPQVFISTADMLGIHPSECVVFEDSLNGVISALAAGMKCIAVPEKNAFNRNKFIISNKVLDSLNDFEIVQFTNL
- a CDS encoding shikimate kinase, with the translated sequence MKIFLIGYMGCGKSLWGKIVAEHYGFRFIDLDTLIEEREKLSVPEIFAKYDELGFREREHEALQSISDAGNFIVATGGGAPCFNKNMEEMNRRGTTLFIECSPQLLRDRITESDTERPLVKNFSQEELLNYIVSHLQHRIPFYEQSHYKLVSGNLELDDFTAILDPVINS